A stretch of DNA from Dehalococcoidales bacterium:
TACGGGAGTATGCAACTGAATTTCTCACTTATTTAGGTCTTGAAATACAGAAATCGGAATCCGGCGAGAAATGGTTACATCACTTTAAAGCCATTAAATCGAGCGGCACAGCTGATTATACTACCGTAATGCTTGCTACTCCCAAACCTGACCGGGATGTTGTTGCGGCCAGGATATATATCCGCGACACTTCTTCAACTATCACTTTCCCGACCCATACCAAGACTGAAAATCCTCCCCCTACTACACAATCAGTTGAACCGGTTATTTATAAAGCCTTCCCCTTTGAAATAGAAAAATCCCGATCGATGTGGTCACAAACTTATTTAGGGGAGATTAAGCTGTATCCATACACATATACCCCGGCTTTTTCTGCCCTGTGCGATGGTTCTCAGTGGCCGGTAGCCGGGAATGAGGTTTTGCATGCTTTGCTGGGCTTTACCTTCGGCGGAGATGGGGAAACAGTTTTCGCTCTTCCAGACCTGGATGATATATCCGCTCCGAGCCTTCTGAAGTTTCATATATCTACAAATGGTTCATACCCAAATTTTAACGGTTACCTTGATGGAGAAATAGACTACTTTGCTTTACCGGCAACAAGCTGGAACTCCTCAGACTACTGGATGGGTGAAATTGTACTCGGTAAAAACCTTGACCAGTACATGCCATCTGCCCTTCTCCCCTGTGACGGAAGAACTCTTTCCATAGACATGAACTATTTTCTATATGATTTGCTTGGAAACAGATTTGGGGGAGACGGGCATACGTCTTTTGCCCTGCCGAATATGTCAGAAATAGCGCCTCCTGTGGCTGGGGCAAATTACTACATAGTTGCTGAAGGAGGGATATACCCTCAACATCAGTGATTGGTAAGGCGTTAGAGGCAGCTGTCGCTGTTTAACCAAAAAATGGCGGGAGCAATTTAAGATAGATCTAGGGCGACGTGATATAAACACTGATCAGAAAATAGACTGCCTGCCAATTGGTATGATGTATTAATAAATAAACGGGAGTAATCATAGTTGCTCCCGTTTATTTACATGACATGCAATTACTACGCGCAGTTTAAAATTGCCCTCTTGACTAGAGTTTTAGCTATTTGGATTTTGTATTTATTGTTTGCTAGCGCCATGGCACTTGACACAGCAGCTAAACCTGCTGATTCAGCAGTCTTTTCATCGATGGGCTTTCCATTAATGACTTCCTCAGCGGCAACGGCTCTGCGTGGTACAGGTGATACAGCGTTAAGGCATATTCTTGAGATGCTATTTTGAATAGCTACAGCGCAATTGACAACCGGAAATTCGATGGATTTTCTCGGAGCGAATTTTAAAAAGGAACTTTTGCCTGTAAATGTTGGTATTTGAATTTCCTTGACTATTTCATAATCTTCAAGAATAGTTGAACCAACACCTCTAGGTGCAACATTTGTAGTAAAAAACTCATCAATAGGAATCACCCTTTCGGTTGTCACTATAGAGGCATTTAAAGCAATTAAAGCCGGTGCAACATCGCTTGGATTTACTGCCACGCAACCAGAATTAGCACCAAATATCGAATGGTAACGATTATCCCCAGTGAGAGCGTAGCACATCCCTTTTGGGTTTTTCCTTAAGCAATCAAATCGATTGTTGGTTTTTCTAAAATACCAACATCTATTAATTTGACAAATATTGCCAGCGATGGTTCCGGCATTCCTGATCTGGGGTGAAGCGACAAGGCGTACTGCTTCGTATAAAGCGGTATATTTTGTTTTGATGTTTGTATTAGCTTCAATCTCGGAAAGATGTGTCAGGGCACCTATTTTCAGAATACCACTTTCCTCCCTTATATAGGACATGTCAGGTATATTCTTAATGTTTACAATTGATTCCGGATATGTGTTAAATACTTTATTCTTCAATGCGCCAATAAGATCAGTCCCTCCTGCATTTACATATCCATATTGGTTTTTTAGTTCGTTTACTGCTTCATCAAGGCTAGCAGCGTTCAGATGTTTAAAATATTTCATGCGAACCTCCTTATGCTTTGCCTAAAGCTTTTAATATCTTTTCTGGAGTTATTGGGTATTCAGTGATTCTAGCACCAATAGCATTTCTTACAGCATTGCCTAATGCGGCAGCCATTGAACAACAAACCGGTTCTCCTATGCCATTAGCGCCCCAGTGACCGGTTTCCGAAAAATTTTCCAAAATAATGGTTTTAATTTTTGGTATTTCCAATGATAAAGGAATACGATACCCGAGATAATCATCGTTAAGATGCACTCCAGTATTTTTATCTTTCAAAATCTCTGCAGTTCCATAGGCTTGGCCAAATATAACGCCAGCTTCCATTTGTTTTTCCACATTATCTCTACTGATAGCTTTGCCGACATCATGTACTGTAACTGCCTCAATGACTTTTAGATCCCCCGTATCTACATCTACTTCAACTTCAACGAATAGAGCATTAGCGTTCACTTTAGGTGGAGCTTTTTGGTCCCATATACCTTCGCCAGTAATGCTAAAATATGATTTTTTTAACATGATTTCTTCAAAAGAATACTTTTTACTAGGGTCATCAAGTGAGTAAATGTATCCCTTCGCAGAAGTAATTTTTTCTACTTTTGCTCCTATTTGCTGAGCTGCAAAAGCATATAGCTTATTTCTCGCATCGATTGCTGCTTCAGTGACTGCGTTTACGTTTAAACATGCGCCTCTGCTAGCCGTTGTTTCAGATGACGTTGGAGCTGCGAAAGAATCGGAAGGTGCGTGCCTGAATACTTTATTGAGGTCGGCGCCTAATGTTTCAGCTACTGCTATTCTTTCTGCGTCCCATACTCCTTGCCCCATATCCATCGAGTTGGCTAATATG
This window harbors:
- a CDS encoding tail fiber protein; translated protein: REYATEFLTYLGLEIQKSESGEKWLHHFKAIKSSGTADYTTVMLATPKPDRDVVAARIYIRDTSSTITFPTHTKTENPPPTTQSVEPVIYKAFPFEIEKSRSMWSQTYLGEIKLYPYTYTPAFSALCDGSQWPVAGNEVLHALLGFTFGGDGETVFALPDLDDISAPSLLKFHISTNGSYPNFNGYLDGEIDYFALPATSWNSSDYWMGEIVLGKNLDQYMPSALLPCDGRTLSIDMNYFLYDLLGNRFGGDGHTSFALPNMSEIAPPVAGANYYIVAEGGIYPQHQ
- a CDS encoding FAD binding domain-containing protein; the protein is MKYFKHLNAASLDEAVNELKNQYGYVNAGGTDLIGALKNKVFNTYPESIVNIKNIPDMSYIREESGILKIGALTHLSEIEANTNIKTKYTALYEAVRLVASPQIRNAGTIAGNICQINRCWYFRKTNNRFDCLRKNPKGMCYALTGDNRYHSIFGANSGCVAVNPSDVAPALIALNASIVTTERVIPIDEFFTTNVAPRGVGSTILEDYEIVKEIQIPTFTGKSSFLKFAPRKSIEFPVVNCAVAIQNSISRICLNAVSPVPRRAVAAEEVINGKPIDEKTAESAGLAAVSSAMALANNKYKIQIAKTLVKRAILNCA